A genome region from Kiritimatiellales bacterium includes the following:
- a CDS encoding sulfatase-like hydrolase/transferase, protein MNKRPNILFLFTDQQRFDTIAALGNPVIKTPALDRLVREGTAFARAYTPSPVCISGRCSLITGLPAHITDCTDNVPMPQNLSSFMELLNGGGYQTHGVGKMHFSPDPLRMWGFESRDRHEEVWEAGGNDYAAWLREHGYSYVLEDGGMRSEYYYIPQPSQFPAEAHQSSWVADRSIDFLNRRDKSRPFMLWSSWIKPHPPFESPAPWSKLYRPEEVGHP, encoded by the coding sequence ATGAATAAACGACCGAACATTCTTTTTCTGTTCACCGACCAGCAGCGCTTTGATACGATTGCGGCGCTGGGTAATCCCGTTATAAAAACGCCGGCACTGGACCGGCTGGTGCGCGAAGGCACCGCGTTTGCGCGCGCCTACACACCGTCGCCGGTATGCATTTCCGGCCGTTGCAGCCTCATCACCGGACTGCCGGCGCACATTACCGACTGTACCGACAATGTTCCCATGCCGCAGAATCTCTCCAGCTTTATGGAGCTGCTGAACGGCGGCGGCTATCAGACGCACGGCGTTGGCAAAATGCACTTTTCGCCGGACCCGCTGCGCATGTGGGGTTTTGAAAGCCGCGACCGGCACGAAGAGGTGTGGGAAGCAGGCGGCAACGATTATGCCGCCTGGCTGCGCGAACATGGTTATTCATATGTGCTCGAAGATGGCGGAATGCGCAGCGAATATTATTATATTCCCCAGCCGTCACAGTTTCCGGCAGAGGCGCACCAGTCAAGCTGGGTTGCCGACCGCTCGATTGATTTTTTAAACCGCCGCGACAAAAGCCGTCCGTTCATGCTGTGGTCGAGCTGGATTAAACCGCACCCGCCGTTTGAATCGCCGGCGCCGTGGTCAAAACTCTACCGTCCAGAGGAAGTTGGACATCCGTA